In Spartobacteria bacterium, one DNA window encodes the following:
- a CDS encoding co-chaperone GroES — protein MNIQPLADRVLVEPLKLDEVNKGGIIIPDSAQEKPQEGVVIAIGTGKIDDNGKKQEFNVSVGDRVLMPKYGGTEVKIDDKKYQILREDDILAIIK, from the coding sequence ATGAATATTCAGCCACTCGCAGACAGAGTACTGGTTGAGCCCCTGAAACTTGACGAAGTGAACAAGGGCGGAATCATCATCCCGGATTCAGCACAGGAAAAACCGCAGGAAGGTGTGGTTATTGCTATCGGAACGGGCAAAATTGATGACAATGGTAAAAAACAGGAATTCAACGTAAGCGTTGGCGACCGTGTTCTTATGCCTAAGTACGGCGGAACAGAAGTTAAAATTGATGACAAAAAGTACCAGATTCTTCGCGAAGACGATATTCTGGCCATCATTAAATAA
- the groL gene encoding chaperonin GroEL: protein MTAKQLKFDTEARQSILIGVEKLSRAVKVTLGPRGRNVILDKKYGSPTVTKDGVSVAKEIELENPFENMGAQMVREVASKTSDIAGDGTTTATVLAEAIYRAGLKNVTAGANPMFIKRGIEKSVEAAIAELQTLSKKVEDSSEIAQVATISANGDTTIGSIIAEAMDKVGKDGTITVEEAKSIETYLTVVEGMQFDKGYLSPYFVTNSESMEVVLENPYILIYEKKVSNLQDLLPVLQNIAKSGRPLLIIAEDVEGEALATLVVNKLRGTLNACAVKAPGFGDRRKAMLEDIAVLTGGRFITEDLGIKLESVQLEDLGSVKRVTITKENTTLVEGAGETPEIQARIAQIRRQIEDTSSDYDREKLQERLAKLAGGVAVINIGAATETEMKEKKARVEDALHATRAAVEEGIVAGGGVALLRCRACLDTLELDSEETLGRDIVRAAMEAPLRQLSANAGVEGAVVVEKVMGMKGNEGYNVATGVYEDLVKAGVIDPAKVTRSALQNAASIASLLLTTECMITELPEKEAPMPGGGDMGGMGGMGGMGGMGGMM from the coding sequence ATGACAGCAAAACAGTTGAAATTTGATACAGAAGCCCGTCAGTCCATTCTGATCGGTGTGGAAAAATTGAGCCGTGCCGTTAAGGTGACGCTGGGACCACGTGGTCGCAATGTGATCCTGGACAAAAAATATGGTTCACCTACGGTCACCAAAGACGGTGTCAGTGTTGCCAAGGAAATTGAACTGGAAAACCCGTTTGAAAACATGGGTGCACAGATGGTTCGTGAAGTGGCCAGCAAAACCAGCGATATCGCTGGCGATGGTACTACCACAGCGACCGTTCTGGCTGAAGCCATCTACCGTGCCGGTTTGAAAAATGTGACGGCGGGTGCCAATCCGATGTTCATCAAACGCGGTATTGAAAAATCGGTTGAAGCAGCTATTGCTGAACTGCAGACCCTGAGCAAAAAAGTGGAAGATTCCAGCGAAATTGCACAGGTTGCCACGATTTCTGCCAACGGCGATACCACCATCGGCAGCATCATTGCTGAAGCCATGGACAAAGTCGGCAAAGACGGAACGATTACTGTTGAAGAAGCCAAATCGATCGAAACCTACCTCACGGTTGTTGAAGGGATGCAGTTTGATAAAGGCTACCTCAGCCCGTACTTTGTTACCAATTCCGAAAGCATGGAAGTGGTTCTGGAAAATCCCTACATTCTGATCTACGAGAAGAAAGTATCGAACCTGCAGGATCTGTTGCCGGTATTGCAGAACATTGCTAAATCCGGTCGTCCTCTGCTGATCATTGCAGAAGACGTGGAAGGCGAAGCACTGGCCACATTGGTTGTGAACAAACTGCGCGGCACGCTGAATGCCTGTGCTGTAAAAGCTCCTGGCTTTGGTGACCGCCGTAAAGCAATGCTCGAAGATATCGCCGTTTTGACCGGTGGTCGTTTCATCACAGAAGATCTGGGCATTAAGCTCGAAAGCGTACAGCTGGAAGATCTGGGCTCGGTCAAACGCGTAACGATCACAAAAGAAAACACGACTCTCGTAGAAGGTGCTGGCGAAACACCTGAAATTCAGGCACGTATCGCTCAGATTCGTCGTCAGATCGAAGATACTTCTTCTGATTACGATCGTGAAAAACTGCAGGAACGTCTGGCTAAATTGGCCGGTGGTGTGGCTGTGATCAATATCGGTGCTGCCACTGAAACCGAAATGAAAGAAAAGAAAGCCCGTGTAGAAGATGCCCTGCATGCTACACGCGCTGCGGTTGAAGAAGGTATCGTTGCCGGCGGCGGTGTTGCACTGCTGCGTTGCCGCGCCTGCCTTGATACGCTGGAACTGGATTCAGAAGAAACATTGGGACGTGACATTGTTCGCGCCGCAATGGAAGCTCCGTTGCGTCAGCTCTCTGCCAATGCCGGTGTCGAAGGCGCTGTCGTGGTAGAAAAAGTCATGGGTATGAAGGGCAACGAAGGCTACAATGTAGCAACCGGCGTTTACGAAGATCTGGTGAAAGCCGGTGTCATCGATCCTGCCAAAGTAACACGCTCGGCACTGCAGAACGCAGCCAGCATTGCATCTCTGCTGCTGACCACTGAATGCATGATTACTGAACTTCCTGAAAAGGAAGCTCCAATGCCTGGTGGCGGCGACATGGGCGGCATGGGCGGCATGGGCGGCATGGGTGGCATGGGCGGTATGATGTAA
- the rpoZ gene encoding DNA-directed RNA polymerase subunit omega, translating into MILKSNYLEGAKERIPNIPLLVNVISRRVRQLNLNERPLVKPDYREMPPVDIALKEVAEGKLTAEMAFIHMDGEDLDEPFSLDED; encoded by the coding sequence ATGATCTTGAAGAGCAATTATCTAGAAGGCGCAAAAGAACGCATACCCAATATCCCGCTGCTGGTCAACGTGATATCAAGACGTGTCCGCCAGCTCAACTTGAATGAACGTCCCTTGGTCAAACCTGATTATCGCGAAATGCCTCCGGTGGATATCGCGTTAAAAGAAGTGGCAGAAGGAAAATTAACGGCTGAAATGGCATTTATTCATATGGACGGCGAGGATCTCGACGAACCATTTTCTCTGGACGAAGATTGA
- the smpB gene encoding SsrA-binding protein SmpB — translation MAAKKKKRLTGNILATNRKALRDYEVMERIEAGIVLYGTEVKSIREGKVSIDESYAKIERGEVYAVQLTIQPYEFGNRFNHEPARSRKLLLHRREIERLIGHTQRKGFTLIPLKMYLSKGKIKLEIGVCRGKNVVDKRHDIKSKAADMQARRAIAHFAR, via the coding sequence ATGGCTGCAAAAAAGAAAAAGCGACTCACCGGCAATATACTGGCGACCAACCGGAAGGCTTTGCGTGACTACGAAGTAATGGAACGCATTGAGGCCGGTATTGTGCTGTATGGAACGGAAGTGAAGTCGATTCGTGAAGGCAAGGTCAGCATCGACGAAAGTTATGCAAAAATCGAGCGGGGCGAGGTGTATGCCGTGCAGTTAACCATTCAGCCCTATGAATTCGGCAACCGATTCAATCATGAACCTGCCCGCAGTCGAAAGCTTCTGCTTCATAGACGGGAAATTGAGCGCCTGATCGGGCACACGCAGCGCAAGGGTTTTACCCTGATTCCCCTGAAAATGTATCTTTCCAAGGGTAAAATTAAACTGGAAATAGGGGTTTGCCGTGGAAAGAATGTCGTGGATAAGCGCCATGACATTAAATCGAAAGCGGCCGATATGCAGGCGCGTCGAGCGATTGCTCATTTTGCCCGCTAA
- a CDS encoding osmotically inducible protein OsmC — protein MDSIIDVTFPGGRRVNAVVGKHIVCSDQAVEDGGEDSAPSPFSLFLASLATCAGITAISFAKRVGHSGEGIAVRLISHYLEAENRYDEITYEVTIPDDFPEKYRAKLVERASNCAVKRHIVQPPEFKSVTIISD, from the coding sequence ATGGATTCTATTATTGACGTAACCTTTCCCGGAGGACGCAGGGTCAACGCCGTAGTCGGTAAACATATCGTTTGCAGTGATCAGGCCGTGGAAGACGGGGGAGAAGATTCGGCTCCCAGTCCTTTCAGTCTGTTTCTCGCATCACTGGCGACCTGTGCCGGTATTACGGCCATCAGTTTCGCAAAACGCGTCGGGCACTCCGGCGAGGGAATTGCCGTACGGCTTATTTCCCATTATCTGGAAGCAGAAAATCGATACGACGAAATTACGTATGAAGTCACCATTCCTGATGACTTTCCTGAAAAGTATCGGGCTAAGCTCGTGGAGCGGGCGAGCAACTGTGCTGTAAAACGCCATATTGTACAACCGCCGGAATTTAAATCTGTGACGATAATAAGCGACTAA
- a CDS encoding rhomboid family intramembrane serine protease, with the protein MRCLGQYNDELAAQQLSDYLLSFDIACNIEQSNDRYDIWIIDEDDLETAEEKINDFISKRDFPETQRQVDEGRQRREHAKQRAQKLHKEAQVQQTKYALSHMTLVTYMLMGLCVGVYFLGDFLGMDRLMMSLLIGNPYHAPFSDILHGQVWRLVTPIFLHFGMIHILFNMLWMYDLGRMLESRMGSGWFLLLVLVIAVPSNCCQYVISGPMFGGMSGVVYGLLGYIWMRARMQPSSGYFLYSSTVTMMLIWLGIGFLSTIGLTPFGSMANIVHTVGLLVGVGLGALVSVRLR; encoded by the coding sequence ATGCGCTGTCTTGGTCAGTATAACGATGAACTCGCCGCTCAGCAGCTGAGCGATTATCTCCTTTCGTTCGATATTGCCTGCAATATCGAACAGTCCAATGACCGGTATGATATCTGGATTATTGACGAAGATGACCTGGAGACGGCTGAGGAAAAAATTAACGATTTTATTTCCAAACGGGATTTTCCCGAAACGCAGCGGCAGGTCGATGAAGGCCGTCAGCGACGCGAGCATGCAAAGCAGCGGGCTCAGAAGCTTCATAAAGAGGCGCAGGTTCAGCAGACCAAATACGCGTTGAGTCATATGACGCTGGTGACCTATATGCTCATGGGCCTTTGCGTTGGCGTGTATTTCCTCGGTGATTTTCTTGGAATGGATCGCCTGATGATGTCGCTGCTCATCGGTAATCCGTATCATGCCCCTTTTTCCGATATTCTGCACGGACAGGTCTGGCGGCTGGTAACACCGATTTTTTTGCATTTCGGCATGATTCATATCTTATTCAATATGCTGTGGATGTACGATCTGGGACGCATGCTGGAATCCCGTATGGGTTCAGGCTGGTTTTTACTGCTGGTTCTGGTGATTGCTGTTCCTTCCAACTGCTGCCAGTACGTGATTTCAGGCCCGATGTTCGGTGGCATGTCGGGCGTTGTGTATGGACTGCTTGGTTATATCTGGATGCGGGCTCGGATGCAGCCGTCCAGCGGCTACTTTTTGTATAGTTCGACGGTGACCATGATGCTGATATGGCTGGGTATCGGTTTTCTTTCGACGATCGGTCTTACGCCCTTCGGAAGTATGGCCAATATCGTCCACACCGTCGGATTGCTGGTCGGGGTCGGGCTGGGGGCACTGGTTTCTGTTCGGCTTCGCTGA
- a CDS encoding iron-containing alcohol dehydrogenase: protein MTQWFRVPKDIIFGADALVHLKTLKGKKAMLVTGGQSMKRLGFLDQAAVYLQDAGMETAVVDGVEPNPSVDTVIRGAKEMQAFEPDWIIAIGGGSALDAAKIMWAFYEYPELKFEDIIEPGSMPELRKKARFAAIPSTSGTASEITAFSVITDTANHIKYPIVSYEITPDIAILDPALPAAMPPAVTANTGMDVMAHAIEAVASTAASSYTDPLAMEAIKLVYEFLPVAYAKGDDMEARAHMHNASTLAGMAFTNSSLGLVHSLAHKVGGEFGITHGLANAILMPYIIQFNRKATDKYKAVEAMLGVEDLPAALKAMNAKLNIPVALKDVTEVEMTEDTFLQVLERMSKNAFEDPCTLTNPAASSPEAVKAIYMAAYYGKDMD from the coding sequence ATGACACAATGGTTTCGCGTCCCTAAAGACATCATCTTCGGAGCAGATGCTCTGGTGCACCTGAAGACCCTTAAAGGTAAAAAAGCTATGCTGGTCACAGGCGGTCAGTCTATGAAGCGTTTGGGTTTCTTGGATCAGGCTGCGGTCTATCTGCAGGATGCTGGAATGGAAACCGCCGTTGTGGATGGTGTGGAGCCCAATCCTTCTGTTGATACAGTTATTCGCGGTGCTAAAGAAATGCAGGCCTTTGAGCCGGACTGGATTATTGCCATCGGCGGCGGTTCTGCGCTGGATGCCGCTAAAATTATGTGGGCTTTTTACGAATATCCTGAATTGAAATTCGAAGATATCATTGAACCGGGATCCATGCCCGAACTGCGCAAAAAAGCCCGCTTCGCCGCTATTCCTTCGACCAGTGGCACGGCTTCGGAAATCACCGCTTTTTCTGTGATTACCGATACCGCCAATCATATCAAATACCCTATCGTTTCTTATGAAATCACACCGGATATCGCCATCCTTGATCCCGCCCTGCCTGCAGCCATGCCTCCGGCTGTGACTGCCAATACCGGAATGGACGTGATGGCTCATGCCATAGAAGCTGTTGCATCAACGGCCGCCAGCAGCTATACCGACCCTCTGGCTATGGAAGCCATCAAGCTTGTTTATGAATTTCTGCCTGTAGCCTATGCCAAAGGCGATGACATGGAAGCCCGCGCACATATGCACAATGCCTCCACTCTCGCCGGAATGGCTTTCACCAACTCTTCGCTGGGTCTGGTGCACAGTCTGGCTCATAAAGTCGGTGGGGAATTCGGTATAACCCACGGGTTGGCCAATGCGATTCTGATGCCCTACATCATTCAGTTTAATCGCAAGGCAACCGATAAATACAAAGCAGTAGAAGCGATGCTGGGTGTGGAAGACCTGCCTGCCGCATTGAAAGCGATGAACGCCAAACTCAATATCCCTGTCGCTCTCAAAGATGTGACGGAAGTAGAAATGACGGAAGATACATTCCTGCAGGTTCTTGAACGTATGTCGAAAAATGCCTTCGAAGATCCCTGCACATTGACCAACCCTGCGGCCTCTTCTCCTGAAGCCGTAAAAGCCATTTACATGGCCGCGTATTACGGAAAAGATATGGATTGA